The genomic stretch ACTATACTATAAAGCATTATATGCAAGGTTTAAACCAAAAGTAAATGGAGAAAGAGATTATATAATAAATTTTTATGAGAACTTATCAAAATACTTTACAAAAGACGGAAAGCTAAAAATAAACGAACTTATGAAAAAATATATAGAGTATATAAAAAAACGTGGAGGACAGATGTTTAAAGGAAAAAAATTATATGAAGGAGTATATCAATATAATCTTGATATATTTTTAAATACATATATGGAAGAATTAGGAGGAGAAGTATTAACAGAAGTAGAAGTAGGTGGGGGAAAGATAGATTTACTAATAAGATATAAAGAACAAAAATATCTGATAGAAATAAAAAGAAATCCAGGACCGAAAAAATATGAAAATGCCAAAAAACAATTGTTAGAATACTTAAAGAGAATTGGATTAAAAGAAGGGTGGTTAATAATATACTCTAATGCAATAAAAGATTTTGAATATATAACAGAAGAAGAAAATGGAATAAAATTACATATTTGGTTTATAAAAACAAATTTGAAAGTCCTTCGAAAATGAATTGAAGGGGGGTTATTGGGAACTATCCAAAATTCTACTTAAATTATTAATAGTTGATTAATGATGATTATTGTGAAATAATAGTGATTATCTATATAATTTTTGTGAGGTGCGTCTAAATGAGACGAGCTTTCGGACTATTAAGCATAATAATATTTTTTATTTTTACAAGTGTTAGTATTTTTATTAATAAAAATTGGTGGAATATTCTCAGCTATACTTTCAGCAAACTTGGAAAACCTGCGCTTGCTTTATCGTCATGGATTTTTTCTGTAGGAGTCATAATCGGTGGAATTTTTATGAGTATCCATGGATTTCTTGTTATTTCACACTCCGAAAATAAACTTAAAATTGTTGGAGGCTCTTATGTTATAATATCAGGAATTTTTATGATTCTTTCTGGGGTTTTCTCTGATGGGACGAAATCACACGATTTTATAGCGCTTTCTACATTCTTGTTTTTCTATACTGGAAACCTATTATACGGTCTTGGAAGCTATGACAAGAAGATTAGAAATTGCTTTATAACCATTTTTATTGCCGCAATTGTTGGACTTTTACTCCCAATATGGCCGTCACTCGGGATCCTTGAAGTTTATGGTTTATCTTTGGTTGTTATTGAATGTATACTAATTATCTATGAAAAAGACTAATTTATTTGATGAAAAACTAATAGAATCTCTATTTTATTTGGATTTGTGAAATTTGGAGATATAACATTATAATATGCATTATATATTATATCATCTTTCGTTAATACACAAAATATCGGTAGATTCTTATCGCATTTATTATTTTAATTTAAAAATTTTCATCCTCGATATAAACAGATTGATATTTTAAAAATAATAGTAAATCGTCAAATATCAATGTATAAAAGCTTAATTTTTATACATTTGCCGAAGTAAGCAAATTTGCAACTTTTCTTTTATGATTTAATATGGATTTTAATGTTGGATATCGCGATAATAAATTCAGCAGAACAGGAGAATCTATTTCTGAGAAATAATTTAATAATTCTGGCATATATTTAATCATGCTGTGCAAGCAGAATGATTAGATATTTTTTATTTAGAAATAATCCAATTCTTTATAAAAAACATTCGTTTTTTATAACTGTGTTTTTAAAGATGCAAGGTTTTTAGCAATATTTTTTCTAAATCAACATTAGAATTATCAATGCTATACAATACAACAAGAACTAAATCAAATCATACTAAATAATTATTATACTTAAATATTATTATATGTATTATAATTTTCTATTTTAATTATACACGGTCAAAATCGGGAAAAAGATAAAAAACACCGGGGCAAAATAAAATCCCTGGTGTTTTTTTATGACCTCAATTTTAAATTGATTCTTTTTAAAGCCTCTGCATTTGTGGAGTATTCCTGGAAATAACTGTTTTTCAATTCCATTTGGTTCAAATGTTTTCTTGACAAATAAAGTTTTTGATTATTCGCTCTTTTTTTAGAGAACAGAAAAGTAAACATATCTTACTATTTATAATTCAGTTTATTATTGTTTTATATAAACATATAAATTAAACTTATTTTTAATTGTTTTATTAATATAAATAAATAAAAATTTAATAATAAAAACATAAAAATAGTAACAATTATATAAAATTATCAAATATAAGAAATGAAAAATTTGCTCAGATGTTATTTTTTTTTTGCTAAAATAATTATAAATTGAATAAATGAAAATAAAAATTTTAAATCATATATAATATAAAAATAAATAAGTCAAGAAATTTTGCTATTTTTTCCTAGTTAAAAAAATCACATTATCACTAAAAATAGTCTTAATTATGAAAACAAGAGAATAATCAGTTCTACTAACTTCAGAAGCAGTGCTTAGTAAATGTTAAGGAGAAAGTTATAAATTGAACAAAATCATCCTGCTTACGCAACATGATTTGAAATTTCAGAAATAATAAAGCAATCAATATAATAAAAATAGTAAGGATATAAGTATTAGATTTTATATATTTATTATAAGCAAAATTAAGATAAAAGTGTATAATTTCACCTTATCGAATTAAATAAATAAATAAATAGTTAATTTAATTATATTATACACCAGGGAGGTAAAACCTTTTTCAAGGTAATGTGAAAGTATTGTAAACATAGTACTTTTAGAATTTTGGAAGATAGTAAAAATTAAATCATGAAAGGAGGTGAAAAAATGAAGAGAAATAAAAAAATGAAAAAACCTAAATTTACAGTTGTAGAAATTACTGTGTGTATGAGCAAGACCGGTTGTGTTGTAATTCCTACATAAGTTTATAATGATTTATAAATTAATAGCAGGTTAGAATTATTAACCTGCTATTATTAAATCACATATCAAAAGAGAGAATTAAACTAATAGAAAGAATATTCCTGACAAAGATAAAATTATTTTAAAAAATAAAATTAAAAAAATGAAACGCAAAAGAATAGATAAAAAAGTTTCTCACAAATATTTTGATGCTGGACCATAAGAAAATTTCTTATTAGGTTTATGAGAATAAAAGGTATTGGAGGGATAGCAAAATGAAATTAAAAGATGGTTTAATTTATAGAGAAGAAGATTCTGTTATTTTTGATACAGAAAAAGGTAAATTAATTGAGTTAAATGAATCTGCTAATGAAATAATAAAGCGTTTAAATAATAAAACAAAAAGACAGATTATAGAAGAATTAAAGTGTCTATATCCAGATAGTCTCGAAGAAGAAATAGAAAAGTTCTTTGAAGAATTTATTTCAGATGCCCGAAAGGAAGGTATAATATATGAATAAAATATTTTCCAGTCCAATATTTGTTTGTTGGGATGTTACGTATAGATGTAACTTAAATTGTTTGCACTGTTGCTTTGGGGACAGTAATAACAATAATAATGTGAATAAAGAACTTACAACTTTAGAAGCTAAAAAATTATTTGATGAATTATCGGATTTAAAAATAATTTCCTTTCAATTCGCTGGTGGGGAACCTATGATTAGAAAAGATTTTTTTGAATTAGCCGAATATGTTTGCAAAAAAAATATTATTACAACTGTAGCAACCAATGGTTTATACATAGATAAATATGCTGCTAAAAAAATGAAAAATATAGGAATAAACGGAGTACAAATTAGTCTGGACGGAATTAATGAAGAACAACATGAGTTTATTAGAGGGGAAAATACCTTTTCAAGAACTATAGAAGCAATTCAGCACTTGATAAATGCTAAAATACCAGTTTCAGTAGCTACTTTAGTACACAAGAAAAATGTTGAAGATCTTTATACATTAATTAATTTTCTTAATAGTATTGGTGTGAAAAATATGAGATTGCAGTTTTTATTACTTCAAGGAAATGCTGTTGATAATTTAGGTGAACTATTTGTTGAGTTAAATAAGATAAAAGAAATAATTGATAGAGTTTATAATCATTCTCTTGTTAGACAAAAAAAATTTAATTTGATATTACCGTGTTTTGTTCCCAGTTTAATTGGACAAAAAGTTTTTAATACTAACAAAAGTTCATTCCTAATTAACAATTGTGGTGCAGGCACATGTAATGTAAATATTAATCCTTTTGGAGATGTGACAGCTTGTGGAATTTTAACTGATGAAAAATGGATATGTGGAAATATTCGAGAAAATTCTTTAAAAACCATTTGGAATAAAAGCAAAGGTTTTTCAATATGGAGGCAAGTTATAGAATTAAAAGGGAAATGTAGTTCCTGCGACCTCCTGGATGATTGCAGAGGAGGCTGCAGAGCTAGTGCATATCTTACAACCGGGGATATAAAAGCATCTGATCCATTGTGTTGGAGAGGAGTAGAGGCAAATGAAACGGCCTGTTAGCTGCGAATGGAATATAACAAACTATTGTAATTTGAAATGTTCATTTTGCAGTATGAATTCTACTCATCATAAAGATTTTGAAAACTTAAATATTACCAAAATAAAAGAAGTTGCAAGAAAAATCAAAGAAGTTGGATGTATATATGTTTCATTAAGTGGTGGAGAACCAATGAGTCATCCATTATTTTTTAACATTATCAAAGAACTCAGAAAAAAGAAACTCGAAGTCACTATAACAACCAATGGAACCTTTATTAATCCAAGTAATATTAAAAAACTTGAAAAGTTGGGAATTAAATGGATTCAAATTAGTTTACACGGAAATGACCCAGATATTAACAATAAAATAATGGGAGGAAATGTATATAATGTTATTAGAAAAAGTATAGAATTAGTAAAACATAGTAGTATAGGAATTTCAGTGTCCTCGGTAATAACAAATGAAAACAAAGCATCAATAAGGAAGTTACAAGAAGAATTAAAACTTAAAAATATTACACATATTACAAGAAAATGTATGTTTGTGGGTAGAGCTGCTTTAATTAAAAAAGAATTAAATATTGGTAGAAAGTTTGAAATAGAAAAAATTAGTAAAAATTGTGGATTATTTTTTGCCATAGCGGTTAATGGAGATATTCAACCATGTGGAGAATTTAAAGTAAAATTAGGTAATATATTTGAAGATAACTTAATTGATATTTGGAAAAATAGTCCGATATTAAGGATGTGCAATAAAGGTTCAAGGTGTTTGGCGGAAATATATGAAAATAATAAAAAATTCAGAACGCAGATAAATTCAATGATTTAGATATTAATTTTTATCTAAAATTAATTATGGAGGCATAAAATGGATACCGTAATTAATTGTATGAATATACACAAATCATATATTAAGAAGAAATGGTTTAAAGTTGTAAAAAGAAATGATGTACTAAATAATTTAGATATTAAAATAAAAAAAGGAGAAATTTATGGCTTACTAGGACTTAATGGGGCAGGAAAAACTACTCTTATTAGAATAATCACAGGTATTTTGTTACCAGACAAAGGAAGTGTTGAATTATTTGGAATGAGATACGATAAATATGAAAAAGAAATTAAATCCAGATTAGGAGTTGTTATGGGAGGAGATCGCTCGCTATATTGGAAACTTTCTGCAGAAGAAAATCTGGAATTTTTTGGGACTTTATATAATATACCAAAGAAAAAACTCAGAGAAAATATACAAATGTATTTGGATTATGTAGGTTTAGATGAACATAAAAAAAATCTGGTAGAAACCTATTCTAAAGGTATGAAACAAAGGTTGCTAATAGCCAAATCTTTAATAAGTGAGCCTGAAATTTTGATTTTAGACGAACCAACAGTTGGATTGGACATACAAGTAGCATTTGAATATAGAAAATTATTAAAAAAATTAAATGATGAGCTTGGCTTAACTATATTATTAACTACCCATTATTTACATGAAGCGGAGGAGTTATGCTCCAGAGTAGGTATATTAAAAGGTGGAAAGATCGTTGAAGAAGGAACAATTGATTATTTAAAGAATAAAAATAAAATGGAAGAAGTAATAGAATTTAAGCTAAAATCTGAGATGGATTATAATTTAAAAAAGGAAATTTCCAATCTTGGTATAATAAGTAAATTAACTGCTGATAACCACTTTACATATCAAGTAAAGATTAACAGCATGTATAGAGAACAAATAATTAATTTATTAATCTCTCAAAGTCGTTTACTATACCTAGAGGTAAAAGGGATTACTTTGGAAGATATAGTTTCAACCTATTTTTAAAAAGGGGTTGTTTATCGTGAAACATATATTAGCAACTGCAAAGTCAGAGTTTTTAATTTTAAAGAGGTATCCTCTGAATTTATTTTATACTATAATCTCTACTCTTTTTTTCTTATTACCACTGTTTTATATTACAAAAACTTACAATGTTGAACGAGAACAGTATTTATGGATTTTATCCGGAAGTTTGTTTTGGATGTATATATCGCAGGCATTATGGACTATAGGTCTTTCCCTCAGGAAGGAACAAGAAATAGGCACATTGGAGCAAATCTTTATGTCACCTGCCAATTTGATTTCTATAATAATAGGAAAAAGTTTAGTCACGCTTGGTATTAATAGTTTAACATTATTTGTAGGTGTACTATTAATTAGATATGTTTTTGATTGTCATATTAATTATTTATTAATGGTGATTATTCCAATAATTAGTATGCCAGCTGTTTTTGGATTCTCATATATAATATCTGGTATAGTAATAAAATTTAAAGAAATATTTGCGTTTTTACAGGTTTTAACCGGTCTATTATTTATTTTTAGCGGTGTAAGTCAACCAATAACCTTCTTACCCTATAACTTAGGAAAAGTAAGTAAATTCATAATTTTTGAAAAAATGATTTATATATTTAGACGTGTTATAATTGATTCAGCAACGCTTTCAGAAATCTCTAATGATTTGATATATATATTTATTTATGGATTGATATTAAATATAATTGCTATTTTCATATTCTATTATTTTAAGAAGAAAGTGCTTGAAAATGGAGATGGGTTATATGTTTAATAAGGCATATGTTTTTTTGAAAAAAGAGATGCTTTTTTTGATTAGATATCCAATGCAAATTATGTTTGAAACAATATTGCCTGTAATTAATATGTTACCAGCAATATTTTTAGCAATATATTTAATGTCATCCAATCATATTCAAAATTTTGAAAAAGTGACCGGAACAAAAAATTATTTTGTTTTTATCAGTATTGGGATTGTTTTTTCTATATTCAATTCGATACAAGAACAGACAGGATATCAATTGTCTAAAGAAATGTGGATGGGAACTTTAGAGCAAATCTGGATTACTCCTATAAAAAAGTTTAATTTAATATTAGGGTGGATATTCTTTAGTTTTATAAAGGCGATATTATACACCATCAGTTCAGCAATAATTTTAAAATTTATATTTATATACTTAAATATAAGTTTTAATATTTATAGTTTGCCGTTATTAGCTTTATCCATACTATTATTATTAGCTATTTCAATCTGTAGTGGGATAATTATATGTAGTATTACTCTAAGCATAAAACAAGTAGATTCATTTGTATTTTTAGTAACTGGTGCAATTCCATTATTAAGTGGAATCACATTTCCAATTTCAGTTTTGCCACCAAAAATACAAATAATTTCAAAGATTTTACCAACAACTTATGTATTTGATTTAATCAGATATTCTATTCTAAGAAGTAATACTATATTGGATCCATCTATTGAATTAATTCTGGTTTTCTGTTATGTAATTATTCTTATGATTATATCTGTTTTTATATTCAAACAATTAAAAAGAAGGGTTGAAAAATGTGGAACAATTTATATAATGTAAGAGATAGATTTTATTCCCGTAAAAGCGTGAGAGATTATTTAAATATTAAACTCAACATAGATGTAATCAACGTATTAATTGATATAGGATTTAGTGGTCCTGTTTCAGGAGGATTAAAGTGCGTTTTTATAAGAGAAATAAGTAATAGCAAAGAAAAACGTATTTGTTATAAAGGAGCTTATTATCAAGAACATGTTTTAAAGGCCCCACATATTTTTTTAATTGGATGTAATGATTCAATTATTAAAAAAAAATATAATAGAGAGTATGTAAATGTATTTAGTTGTCAAAATTCTGTTATTGCTGCTCAAAACATTATAATAGCTGCACATGAATTTGGATTGGGAACATGCTTTATAGGAGCTATTAGAAAAGATATACTAGTGGAAGGTTTAAATTTGGACAAAGGATACAACCCTTGGTGTATATTATGTCTAGGTTTAAATAGAGGTGATAATATTGAAATATAAAAATATGGATATGATTATAAAATTTGATAAAGATAACAAAAAATTCATTCTCCTAAAAGAAAATAATGAAATAGTAATGGATATCAAGCAGGTTATAGGATGTATTGTAATATTTAAGGAGATTTTGGAAAAAATAAGTGACAAATAATCTTGGATGTTTTAGCAAGATTTTTTGTTCAGAATAAAAATAAAAGTTAAAATATCTATATGCCTGGGAGAGTGTTGAAAAATGATATATAGTTATTTTATAAAAGATATTATTGCTAATAATGATATCAGTGTTTTTTCTGATGCAAATACTATAAGTATGGAACCATTCATTGTTGGAAAAGTTAAGCTAATTATATCAAATTGCAAAATAAATGATTTAAAAGTGGGCGATATCTGTGTAATAATATTTGATACGGGAGAATTGGTATGCCATAGGGTGATTTTTCATAATAAAAATCAGATTATTACAAAAGGAGATAATGGGATATTCTATGATTGGGCAACATCTGAAAAAGATATTGTTGGAATAGTGAGAAAGGTTGTTTATGATTCTTATTATTTAGATATGACTAATAAGAGAAATCGCCTATTAAATGGAATCATGGTAGTATTATCGAAATTAAAAGTTACAAAGAGATATTACATAAATTCATTTCAAAAAACAAAAAATAATATAATATATTTTTTGCAGAAATTTATAACAAAATTATATAAAAAGTCACTAATTTTTGAGAATTCAAATAATACTTAAGTTATTTTTATTATATTTTGTCTGTACTATAATAACTTGATTTGGAGATGATATTGTGAAAATTAAATGTGGAATTATTTTAGAAAATATTAGTTGGTACAATAAGGTCAAAGAACTGTTTAATTCAAACCCTGATTATGAACTTAAAGAAATTACTCTATATTATGATTATCAAAAAATTATAAAGATAAGGTACAAAGACACACATGAATTTTATATTATAATCGGTTCTGGGGCATCAAATGCTGCATCAAATGCAGAGTTTTTAATAAACTTTAACATTAATTTATTGTTGCGTATTGGAACTGTTGGAGCTCTAACAAATACCTTGAAAGTAGGTGATGTTATAAACATCATTGCCGGAATTAAAGGTGAAGGAGTAACAAAATATTATCTTCCTGAGCAAATTCCTGCAATGGCAAATATTAAATTATTTAAAAGTTTGGGTTCATATCTTGAATCTAGGATGACAATAGTTGATGGCATTGTATTTACTACTGCTGCTAGATTCAAAGAGAATATTGAAGAGTTAAAAAAGATGGTTCAATATAATGTAATAGGTATTGAAATGGAGACAGCAGCCATATTTGGAGTCGGATTGGATAGAGGAATTCCCGCTGGAGCATTGTGCATCGTTAGCGATTCTCCTATAAATGATCAATATGATAGGCCAGGAATTATGAACAAAAAAAGCTATAGTATTGTAGAGGGAAAATTCCAGCAATTATTTTTAGAAGTTATAAACTGGACAAATTCAGTAGAGGGTAATAATTTTAATTAAAAGGTTAAATGTTTTAAAGGAAATACTATTTCGCAAAATAAATAATTCTTCGTATTATTATCCTTAATCTATGTGGATAATAATGTAGATAAAACATATTCCAAGTATTTTAAATATCTTTTGAAAAGTGAATATTACTTAAACTACTGCACAGAAATGTGCACAAAAGGATGAGAGCAAAAAAATTGAATATTCATTAAAAAGAAAAATTCTCAATTAAAATCTAACACAAAAATTATTATAAACACTATGAAATTATAATTCTAACATTTAAATTTCACAAAGTGTATTAATTTTACGAAAAACTAAGAAAAAACTTTATAATTAGCGATATTTTATAATAATCGTATATAATTAGATATTATCAATTTACACAAATTTTGGATAGTCCCTGAATTTGATGTTGATATTTAATTAAAAGTTTTATTTTGAATATCCTTTATAGTCCCATTTTGGAACTATATCTCTAAATCTATTCAATATAGTATCAATTTTTAGAATATTGATTTTAAAACCATTTGCAATTAAAAATGCCATTATTTCCCTGTTAGAATGATTATAATTGATAAGTACAAATATTTCTCTTATTGTATCATTAAGTAGAGTTTTATCTCTTAACGTATCTGTTACAAATGTTCCTAACCTCAATATTTCTTTAAGGGTTTCGACTGTTGCGTTTGAATAAAAGCCAGTATCAATTAATTCTTTTAGATATTTTGTTGAAAATATTTTGTAATCATTTTTTATATATTGTTTTCTAAAATCAATTATATTTTCAAAAATTTCATATGCGGAATTATGAACTATATAATCTATCCCATCTTTTTTTAATATTTCAAAACCACTAAGTTCAGGGAATTTTTTATTTATTTTTTCGAAAAATTCAAGATCTTTTTCTAATATTGTGTCATCAATTAAATCTTTATATTTTCTTCTATTAATTATCTTTAAAAATTTTTCTTTTTCTATAACCCCATATAAAAAAACCAGTTCATTTATAAAGAGTCGTTTATAATCCAATTTATTCATTTTTTCAAAAAAATTTTTCTGTTTTTCAATATATTTTTTCACTTCTTCATAAAAAGTGAAACATATTATCCCTTCTTTTTCACTAATATACCCCATACCACAATCTTGCAAAAAATTAGTTATATTAAACTCTTCAATATTTTCTAAAAAATAAAACCCGTTTTTTTTATATTCTTCATATATATTTCTTATATAAGAATATGAGAATAATAGCTCTATAGTTTCTGGATAATTTTTCAATATTACATTTTTAAGTTTAACTACCGATAAATTTATAGGGACTTTATATCGTTCTTTTATCATATTTCTCTCTTCGATAGATAAAAGATTAAGTCCATTATCTATTGTAATACTTTTTATTAATTTTCTTTTTAAAATATTTTTTATTATTTTTTTATTATTATTATTTTCTGAAAATTCAGAAGTTATATACCAGAATGGGGTTTGAGAAAGTAAAACGTCTTTAATATTATCTAATTCTTTAGCTGGAATTTCCTCACCTTCGTACATTTTTTTTACAATTATCTCGAGTGCTTCAGATATTCCATTAGCACCTCCATCATTATAGGCGTCTTCAAGAATATTAATTAATTTTTTTACAACATCTTCTTGTCCAAAAAAATCATTATTGTTATAATTTTCATCTTCGTCATTCTCATTTGTTTCTGTATTAAACATTTTTTTTAATTCTTTATTTAGTTTTTCAATATCAAATTTTTCTGGATCATAATCTTCAGCCCATTCAAGTAATTCTTCATCGGCATCTTCTGGATTATTTAATGCTTCTAAAATAGAATAATACCCACCTATACCGCCACAATCTTCTAAAGGGGCAGCTCTTTCGCCTTTAATACATATAGGATAATTTGCATCTTCATTCTTTTCACCTATTACTTCAATATTTACAATCCAATTGTCTCCAAAATCATATTTGTATTTTATTTTATTTTTAGTTTCCAACACCGTTTCTAGTTTTATAGCTTTATCAAGTTGATTTTTATTGTCAGAAAAAAGTGGCATTTCATTTGGAATATATGAAAATTCAGGAACGATTTTTATATTATCAGTAACTTCAAATTCATAAAGATGAGTATTATCCCAATCAAAAGCTAATTGTATAATATTATGAAGATCAAAAAAATTCATATCCTTTCTTACGGATATTATTCTATAAATTTCTGGTTTTATATTTTCTATTTCGATTTTTAAAATAAAGTTATTTCCCATATTTTTTATCCTTTCTATATAATAATATTTTTTCTCTATATTTATAAATTCATATATTTTTATTACAATACCTTTGATAAACTTTCAAAATAATAATTTCTTCTTTTAATCATTACTACTCTCTACTTTTTATATTATACCATAATTATTATATTTTTATAAAAAATTTGAATTCTTATGACCATGTATATTATATACTATACAAATTTAATCCCTGCAAATCAAAATGCCAGGAATTTATTTCCCGGCATTTTTAATATTATTTATTTTTTCTGGTATAATTCCATATTAACAACAAAATAATCCATTAAGAATTTAAAAATCAAAATACCCATGGATTGCTTATATGTGAAATGTGAAAAATATCCATAAATATAAAATACAACACCATATAAAAAAACAGAAATTATAAAATTCTTAAAATTTCTCTTATTCTTTTTCGTTCCCATATATTTTTCTCTGATTATTGCAATTATTATAATCATAATACTGGTTAATAAAAATTTAAGAGATATAATAGAAGGATATTTATATGTAAAAGGAAATTTTGTAGTCAAAAAACTTGGCATCAGATACCAATAAAAAAAAATTCAAAAATAGTGTATAATATTGTAGCTTTATCTTTCTTAACCAATAAAAATATTTTTTTTATATCAATCACCTCAATAAGTATATAATACTTTTTTAAATTCTATTTTAGTTGAAAAAATTTCGTATCCTGCTATATAAAAATCAATGTTATATAATCCTAAAAATTTTTGTGTATTTTGTTTAAATACTACTGTAATGTTTTTATTTGGATTTGTGAAATCTGGAGATATAACATTATAATATGCATTATATATTATATCACCTTTTGTTAATACACAAAATATCGGTAGATTCTTATTCATTTATTATTTTAATTCAAAAATTTTTATTCTCGATATCAACAGTGTTAAAATAATTTTCCAATGTTTTTTATATTATATAATGTATTTTACTATATATATTGAATAATAAGATATGTTTTAGAAATATTTATTTTTTCTTTGATATATTGTATATTATATAATACACTTTATATATCGTTGTTATAAATTATGTATTACATATTATACAATATATAACATATTTATATTAAAACAATTTTACAAACATGGATTATCAAAACTTATATAATATATAGTTATATTCTAATATATAAAATTCTAGTATATTTTATATAGATAAATTATATTTATAATATGACATATGGAAGATATACAGTTTATAAAATATATACAATGTATAAAATTACTTCTGAAAAAACTGTGTATTTTCAAAAAAGTATATCATTTATTTTAAAAATTACTACTTTTATAAACGCTAAAAATACATAATAACGTCTATTTTATGCTTTATTAAGGCTTTTTTATTAACTTCGGTAAATTTTGATTTACCGAAGTAAGGGGAGGAGATTATCAATCTATACTGCTAAAAAATTTATTTATTTAAAATCTGCGATTTTAGACACTATAAAAAAATCGGATGATTATTTTATCATCCGATTAATAAAACACCTTTTATATCTCAAAATTCTTTTTAAGAAAATGTTACACACAAATTATTTATAATTTAATGAATACCATCACTATTCTTTAAAATTTTCCATCCTTTTTCGGCTGTGAATTCAATGAGAATTACTTTTTCTTCTTCTA from Marinitoga hydrogenitolerans DSM 16785 encodes the following:
- a CDS encoding DUF998 domain-containing protein, whose product is MRRAFGLLSIIIFFIFTSVSIFINKNWWNILSYTFSKLGKPALALSSWIFSVGVIIGGIFMSIHGFLVISHSENKLKIVGGSYVIISGIFMILSGVFSDGTKSHDFIALSTFLFFYTGNLLYGLGSYDKKIRNCFITIFIAAIVGLLLPIWPSLGILEVYGLSLVVIECILIIYEKD
- a CDS encoding PqqD family protein, with the protein product MKLKDGLIYREEDSVIFDTEKGKLIELNESANEIIKRLNNKTKRQIIEELKCLYPDSLEEEIEKFFEEFISDARKEGIIYE
- a CDS encoding radical SAM/SPASM domain-containing protein; amino-acid sequence: MNKIFSSPIFVCWDVTYRCNLNCLHCCFGDSNNNNNVNKELTTLEAKKLFDELSDLKIISFQFAGGEPMIRKDFFELAEYVCKKNIITTVATNGLYIDKYAAKKMKNIGINGVQISLDGINEEQHEFIRGENTFSRTIEAIQHLINAKIPVSVATLVHKKNVEDLYTLINFLNSIGVKNMRLQFLLLQGNAVDNLGELFVELNKIKEIIDRVYNHSLVRQKKFNLILPCFVPSLIGQKVFNTNKSSFLINNCGAGTCNVNINPFGDVTACGILTDEKWICGNIRENSLKTIWNKSKGFSIWRQVIELKGKCSSCDLLDDCRGGCRASAYLTTGDIKASDPLCWRGVEANETAC
- a CDS encoding radical SAM/SPASM domain-containing protein → MKRPVSCEWNITNYCNLKCSFCSMNSTHHKDFENLNITKIKEVARKIKEVGCIYVSLSGGEPMSHPLFFNIIKELRKKKLEVTITTNGTFINPSNIKKLEKLGIKWIQISLHGNDPDINNKIMGGNVYNVIRKSIELVKHSSIGISVSSVITNENKASIRKLQEELKLKNITHITRKCMFVGRAALIKKELNIGRKFEIEKISKNCGLFFAIAVNGDIQPCGEFKVKLGNIFEDNLIDIWKNSPILRMCNKGSRCLAEIYENNKKFRTQINSMI
- a CDS encoding ABC transporter ATP-binding protein, translated to MDTVINCMNIHKSYIKKKWFKVVKRNDVLNNLDIKIKKGEIYGLLGLNGAGKTTLIRIITGILLPDKGSVELFGMRYDKYEKEIKSRLGVVMGGDRSLYWKLSAEENLEFFGTLYNIPKKKLRENIQMYLDYVGLDEHKKNLVETYSKGMKQRLLIAKSLISEPEILILDEPTVGLDIQVAFEYRKLLKKLNDELGLTILLTTHYLHEAEELCSRVGILKGGKIVEEGTIDYLKNKNKMEEVIEFKLKSEMDYNLKKEISNLGIISKLTADNHFTYQVKINSMYREQIINLLISQSRLLYLEVKGITLEDIVSTYF
- a CDS encoding ABC transporter permease, translated to MKHILATAKSEFLILKRYPLNLFYTIISTLFFLLPLFYITKTYNVEREQYLWILSGSLFWMYISQALWTIGLSLRKEQEIGTLEQIFMSPANLISIIIGKSLVTLGINSLTLFVGVLLIRYVFDCHINYLLMVIIPIISMPAVFGFSYIISGIVIKFKEIFAFLQVLTGLLFIFSGVSQPITFLPYNLGKVSKFIIFEKMIYIFRRVIIDSATLSEISNDLIYIFIYGLILNIIAIFIFYYFKKKVLENGDGLYV
- a CDS encoding ABC transporter permease codes for the protein MFNKAYVFLKKEMLFLIRYPMQIMFETILPVINMLPAIFLAIYLMSSNHIQNFEKVTGTKNYFVFISIGIVFSIFNSIQEQTGYQLSKEMWMGTLEQIWITPIKKFNLILGWIFFSFIKAILYTISSAIILKFIFIYLNISFNIYSLPLLALSILLLLAISICSGIIICSITLSIKQVDSFVFLVTGAIPLLSGITFPISVLPPKIQIISKILPTTYVFDLIRYSILRSNTILDPSIELILVFCYVIILMIISVFIFKQLKRRVEKCGTIYIM
- a CDS encoding nitroreductase family protein — translated: MWNNLYNVRDRFYSRKSVRDYLNIKLNIDVINVLIDIGFSGPVSGGLKCVFIREISNSKEKRICYKGAYYQEHVLKAPHIFLIGCNDSIIKKKYNREYVNVFSCQNSVIAAQNIIIAAHEFGLGTCFIGAIRKDILVEGLNLDKGYNPWCILCLGLNRGDNIEI